In Drosophila teissieri strain GT53w chromosome 2R, Prin_Dtei_1.1, whole genome shotgun sequence, the following proteins share a genomic window:
- the LOC122614661 gene encoding L-asparaginase-like protein GE13669, producing MLAQSCCLRLLILLLLFRSTCSVREKSHKYFKNRKLRERRIKLYGTRRTEIQPLLISTWNYTDANLQAWSVLQQGPRRTRMAVMQGCMACQNQRCGRLLAGGSSPDSEGTLTLEAAIMDGEHLEYGAVAGMEGARNAILVADAVLRYTKHSVLVGKSATKFARSLGYKEEFRTDGRTKSVWKKWRSNGCQPNFWRDVHPSPAENCGPYTPLPEHLHRHPLHQEYAITQGQHDQLALLALDAAGKFHVASQSSGAQFRIAGRVGDAAVPGAGIYADNDVGGAVASGDGDVLMRHLPAFLAVEAMRAGKRPDQAAEWVVQRLLRHNTEFNGAVVVVNRRGIYAAACAGLDEFHFVVSGGKEYLSMARVERIKCLERESEVVDDGPKGLFPTIPEKQAVPRG from the coding sequence ATGTTGGCGCAAAGCTGTTGCCTTCGACTGCtgatcctcctccttctgTTCAGATCAACCTGCAGCGTTCGCGAAAAATCGCACAAATATTTCAAGAACCGAAAATTGCGCGAGAGAAGGATCAAATTGTACGGCACCAGGAGGACTGAGATTCAACCACTGTTGATAAGTACGTGGAACTATACGGATGCCAATTTGCAGGCATGGAGTGTGTTGCAGCAAGGACCTCGAAGGACTCGCATGGCCGTGATGCAGGGTTGCATGGCCTGTCAGAATCAGCGATGTGGACGCCTGCTGGCCGGAGGATCTTCGCCAGACTCGGAGGGAACTCTCACCCTAGAGGCGGCCATTATGGATGGAGAACACTTGGAGTACGGTGCCGTGGCCGGAATGGAAGGAGCTCGGAATGCCATTCTAGTGGCCGATGCAGTTCTCAGATACACCAAACATTCCGTTCTGGTCGGAAAAAGTGCTACGAAATTTGCCAGATCCTTGGGTTACAAGGAGGAGTTCCGCACGGATGGGCGAACGAAAAGTGTGTGGAAAAAGTGGCGTTCAAACGGCTGTCAACCGAATTTCTGGCGAGATGTTCATCCCTCGCCGGCGGAGAACTGTGGTCCATACACACCACTGCCCGAGCACCTGCATCGGCATCCGCTGCACCAGGAGTATGCCATCACACAGGGCCAACACGATCAGCTGGCCCTCTTGGCCCTGGATGCGGCGGGTAAATTCCATGTGGCCAGCCAATCGAGTGGCGCCCAATTTCGCATTGCCGGCCGAGTGGGCGATGCGGCGGTGCCTGGTGCCGGCATCTATGCGGATAACGATGTGGGTGGTGCGGTGGCcagtggcgatggcgatgtcCTGATGCGGCACCTGCCCGCCTTCCTGGCCGTCGAAGCAATGCGAGCGGGTAAGCGACCGGACCAGGCCgccgagtgggtggtgcaacGCCTGCTGCGGCACAATACGGAATTCAATGGCGCCGTGGTGGTGGTCAACCGACGGGGTATCTATGCCGCCGCCTGTGCCGGACTCGACGAGTTCCATTTCGTGGTCAGTGGGGGCAAGGAATACCTCAGCATGGCGCGGGTGGAGCGGATCAAGTGCTTGGAGCGGGAGAGTGAAGTCGTGGATGATGGACCCAAGGGACTATTTCCCACCATACCCGAAAAACAAGCGGTTCCCAGAGGGTAG
- the LOC122614142 gene encoding uncharacterized protein LOC122614142, which translates to MLPSVKFIILLAIFLASQEISGEISAEVRNSAEPPKCYSCEGINCLRTTRQNATVSCSDKLDVCVTIYEDFAVSERGCFSEISLAGQAKCAAKDDQCQKCSGQLCNNVGRRDFKCIQCLGSDSAACNKGATTSLKATQCGLPTSANSYCYVKVVGDQKDSLQRGCALSVKEQKACLEDSECSLCQPDNASDSVACNNFDLQLGSKSAAEQSRKLMSFGLAFFALLSLKLLN; encoded by the exons ATGCTGCCATCGGTGAAATTTATTATACTACTGGCTATTTTCCTAGCTTCTCAGGAAATTTCAGGAGAAATTTCTGCAGAGGTGCGCAATTCAGCTGAACCGCCCAAATGTTACAGCTGTGAAGGCATAAATTGTTTGAGGACCACGCGTCAAAACGCCACCGTTAGTTGTTCTGATAAATTGGACGTTTGCGTTACCATCTATGAGGATT TTGCTGTTAGCGAGCGCGGATGCTTTTCTGAGATCTCTTTGGCTGGTCAAGCAAAATGTGCGGCCAAGGACGACCAATGTCAGAAGTGCAGCGGACAATTGTGCAATAATGTGGGACGCCGCGATTTCAAATGCATTCAATGCCTAGGTTCTGAT TCTGCTGCCTGTAACAAGGGGGCCACCACCTCCCTTAAAGCCACCCAATGTGGTCTCCCCACCTCCGCGAATTCCTACTGCTATGTGAAGGTCGTTGGCGATCAGAAGGACAGCCTCCAAAGGGGATGTGCTCTTTCGGTTAAGGAGCAAAAGGCCTGCCTGGAGGATTCGGAATGCTCGCTCTGCCAGCCGGATAACGCCAGTGATTCAGTGGCCTGCAACAACTTCGACTTGCAATTGGGTTCCAAGTCCGCAGCGGAGCAAAGTAGAAAACTCATGAGCTTCGGCTTGGCGTTCTTTGCCCTGCTCTCGCTTAAATTGctgaattaa
- the LOC122614129 gene encoding uncharacterized protein LOC122614129: MKAQTMAKVLSAVVLVVVLVGHVAGNTAISCHTCEGANCQRVQLNKTQTCSDSLDYCVTIYDEAKVLFKGCSLEIPKDLRSKCDENGSCHKCNTKQCNNVGSAKYACIQCDSSKDSNCASNAATLAAARCSAPTAPNSYCYAKSSGGSIVRGCSTTETDQQSCLNDANCLLCSPGDIRNCNAANIAESSSAGNRFIRFLR, from the exons ATGAAGGCCCAAACAATGGCGAAGGTGTTGAGTgctgtggtgctggtggtggtgctggtgggtcATGTGGCCGGTAACACGGCAATCAGTTGCCACACTTGTGAAGGAGCTAATTGCCAAAGGGTGCAGCTGAATAAAACGCAGACATGTTCGGATTCCCTGGACTATTGTGTGACCATCTATGATGAAG CCAAGGTTTTGTTCAAGGGTTGCTCCCTGGAAATTCCGAAAGACTTGCGTTCCAAATGCGATGAGAATGGTTCATGCCACAAGTGCAACACGAAGCAATGCAACAATGTGGGCTCTGCCAAGTATGCCTGCATTCAGTGCGATTCCAGCAAG GACTCAAACTGCGCATCGAATGCCGCCACTTTGGCAGCAGCCCGTTGTAGTGCCCCCACTGCTCCCAACTCGTATTGCTATGCGAAATCCTCGGGAGGATCCATTGTGCGTGGATGCTCCACCACGGAAACCGATCAGCAGAGCTGTCTGAATGATGCCAACTGCCTGCTGTGCTCACCTGGCGACATAAGGAACTGCAATGCAGCCAACATCGCCGAGAGCTCGAGTGCTGGAAATCGCTTCATCCGGTTCCTGAGATAA
- the LOC122614141 gene encoding LOW QUALITY PROTEIN: A-agglutinin anchorage subunit (The sequence of the model RefSeq protein was modified relative to this genomic sequence to represent the inferred CDS: deleted 1 base in 1 codon) — MLNLPSTMSNLIFTELLLAIVLTSSYVLASEKCIYCRDINCQRSSYEAEEQCSDKLDSCVSVFKAGVVQAQGCLESLEDDWREKCQDKDKGHEIDCEICVTESCNNVASKRANCLQCNNTEDAQCAESPELLKAVQCPIARSGRSFCFASLVGDVLERGCSLTLSDQVTCLADPNCHLCDPLEQPHCNDQIVEADDSPTTQDPTESTSSSTESTPSSTITTESSSSSTTSTSTSSTSTSTSSTTSSSTSSSTTSSSTSSTTSSSTNSPETTQSTTEPSTTEEVPTTTDKPNSAFGLNASVFLIFAQLAVCFYNPLNRQSGGA; from the exons ATGCTAAATCTTCCTTCCACAATGTCAAACTTAATTTTTACGGAACTCTTGCTCGCCATTGTTTTGACCAGTAGCTATGTTTTGGCATCGGAAAAGTGTATTTATTGTCGGGATATAAACTGCCAAAGGAGTAGCTATGAGGCAGAGGAACAATGCTCAGATAAATTGGATTCCTGCGTAAGTGTTTTTAAGGCAGGCGTAGTTCAGGCCCAAGGATGTCTGGAAAGTCTCGAAGATGATTGGCGAGAAAAATGCCAGGATAAAGATAAAGGACATGAAATCGATTGCGAGATATGCGTAACCGAAAGCTGCAACAATGTGGCATCCAAAAGGGCTAACTGTCTTCAGTGCAACAATACAGAG GACGCACAGTGTGCTGAATCTCCCGAGCTCCTAAAGGCGGTACAATGCCCTATTGCGAGATCTGGCAGAAGTTTTTGCTTTGCCAGTTTGGTTGGAGACGTTTTGGAAAGGGGATGCTCACTGACTCTTTCAGATCAAGTCACATGCCTGGCCGATCCAAATTGCCACTTGTGCGATCCTTTGGAACAGCCCCATTGCAATGATCAAATTGTAGAGGCAGATGATTCACCAACCACTCAGGATCCGACGGAATCTACAAGTTCTTCAACGGAATCCACGCCTAGTTCAACAATCACAACTGAATCATCTTCAAGCTCTACAACCAGCACATCAACAAGTTCAACCAGCACATCAACAAGTTCTACAACAAGTTCTTCAACAAGTTCTTCCACAACAAGTTCTTCAACAAGTTCAACAACAAGCTCTTCAACAAATTCACCAGAAACTACACAATCCACCACAGAACCTTCGACAACTGAAGAGGTTCCAACCACAACCGACAAACCCAATTCGGCATTCGGTTTGAACGCTTCCGTGTTCCTGATCTTTGCTCAATTGGCAGTTTGCTTTTACAACCCA TTAAATAGGCAAAGTGGCGGCGCTTAG